In one window of Eretmochelys imbricata isolate rEreImb1 chromosome 21, rEreImb1.hap1, whole genome shotgun sequence DNA:
- the TMEM81 gene encoding transmembrane protein 81 has product MKTLENSCICGTLAFGFYLPLLAASLETVTIPAQLKSAVAKVLVSTTSCSVTCGLGFKVEEICQIDPHGKRSHCIFRRSDCLTNWICGLLHFTVPVGKPFELSCLTSEMIGVGSQAFIYTWRLARGIITTDDLLFKPFKTPGYVIKLSPAKESDAGTYRCDVQLMKTFKLVKRIYFGLRVIPNDLVDLNFQKSLTLEQKLAANEKEANQQNATSVVVQWHQQPWQRRALLVFLIGIGSGVAGGVLVGTVLYFLLEARRKNRPTEE; this is encoded by the coding sequence ATGAAGACCTTGGAAAACAGTTGTATCTGTGGGACATTAGCTTTTGGTTTCTATCTGCCTTTGTTGGCAGCTTCCCTTGAGACAGTTACCATCCCAGCGCAGCTGAAGTCAGCAGTGGCTAAGGTTTTGGTCAGTACCACATCCTGCAGTGTCACCTGTGGCCTTGGCTTCAAGGTGGAGGAGATATGTCAGATTGATCCGCATGGCAAAAGGAGTCATTGTATCTTCCGCAGGTCAGACTGCCTGACCAACTGGATCTGTGGGTTACTCCATTTCACTGTCCCTGTTGGCAAACCATTTGAGCTCAGCTGCCTGACCTCTGAGATGATTGGTGTTGGCAGCCAGGCCTTTATCTACACTTGGAGGCTTGCCAGAGGCATAATCACCACAGATGATCTGCTTTTCAAACCTTTCAAGACCCCAGGCTATGTCATTAAACTTTCCCCTGCCAAAGAATCTGATGCAGGGACTTACAGGTGTGATGTGCAGCTGATGAAGACATTCAAGCTCGTTAAGAGGATCTACTTTGGGCTTCGAGTGATCCCTAATGATTTAGTGGATCTGAACTTTCAGAAATCCTTGACTCTGGAACAGAAACTAGCAGCAAATGAAAAGGAAGCAAACCAACAGAATGCCACCAGTGTTGTAGTACAATGGCATCAGCAGCCTTGGCAAAGAAGGGCCTTGTTGGTGTTCCTGATAGGAATTGGAAGTGGGGTGGCAGGAGGTGTGTTGGTGGGCACAGTTCTCTACTTTTTGCTGGAGGCTCGCAGGAAAAACAGACCCACAGAGGAGTGA